Proteins encoded by one window of Deinococcus radiodurans R1 = ATCC 13939 = DSM 20539:
- the tnpA gene encoding IS200/IS605-like element ISDra2 family transposase — MTYVILPLEMKKGRGYVYQLEYHLIWCVKYRHQVLVGEVADGLKDILRDIAAQNGLEVITMEVMPDHVHLLLSATPQQAIPDFVKALKGASARRMFVAYPQLKEKLWGGNLWNPSYCILTVSENTRAQIQKYIESQHDKE, encoded by the coding sequence ATGACATATGTTATTCTTCCCCTTGAGATGAAGAAAGGCCGGGGTTACGTCTATCAGCTTGAATACCACCTCATCTGGTGCGTGAAATACCGTCATCAGGTGTTGGTGGGTGAGGTTGCTGATGGACTGAAAGACATCCTGCGTGACATTGCCGCTCAGAACGGGCTGGAAGTCATCACGATGGAAGTCATGCCTGACCACGTTCACCTCCTGCTAAGCGCAACCCCACAGCAAGCCATCCCCGACTTCGTGAAGGCGCTGAAAGGCGCTTCCGCACGTCGGATGTTCGTGGCCTACCCGCAGTTGAAAGAAAAGCTGTGGGGCGGCAATCTCTGGAACCCGTCGTATTGCATCCTGACTGTTTCTGAAAACACCCGCGCTCAGATTCAGAAATACATAGAGAGCCAGCATGATAAGGAATAA
- a CDS encoding TetR/AcrR family transcriptional regulator: MSPRQRLSSDTRREQILDTALGLFIEQGFAQVSPREIAAAIGTSRPNVYTYFPSTEAILDTLLERLTAQYFAELDRRFAEVKRPDARLTFEVLLTQRDLLLLLQSGGGPLFQATRARVMARMDERTRNTEQLIGAPKMVLLTRVMLFSVATAILQNPDLDAERLGELIQQLLEVGFRTEFAQA; encoded by the coding sequence ATGTCTCCACGCCAACGCCTCTCTTCCGACACCCGTCGGGAGCAAATCCTCGACACCGCCCTCGGCCTCTTCATCGAGCAGGGCTTTGCCCAGGTCAGTCCCCGCGAGATCGCCGCCGCCATCGGCACCTCGCGGCCCAACGTCTACACCTATTTTCCCTCCACCGAGGCCATTCTCGACACGCTGCTCGAACGCCTGACCGCGCAGTATTTCGCGGAACTCGACCGCCGCTTCGCTGAAGTCAAGCGGCCCGACGCGCGGCTGACGTTCGAGGTGCTCCTGACCCAGCGTGACCTGCTGCTGCTGTTGCAAAGTGGCGGCGGCCCACTGTTTCAGGCCACCCGGGCGCGCGTCATGGCCCGCATGGACGAACGCACACGCAACACCGAGCAGCTGATCGGGGCGCCGAAGATGGTGCTGCTCACCCGCGTCATGCTGTTCTCGGTGGCGACGGCCATCTTGCAGAACCCGGACCTCGATGCCGAGCGGTTGGGCGAACTCATTCAGCAGCTCCTCGAAGTCGGCTTCCGCACCGAGTTTGCTCAGGCTTGA
- a CDS encoding DUF4142 domain-containing protein, whose protein sequence is MKKVLALGLLLATASASAAGLTGTDTAFLAKAVRGNNFEIEAAKLALKMSRSEFNRTYARQMIADHTMLGAQVKTAVMNAAPGMQLPTTVTYKQWDMLQALKASGRGFDNLYRRQMISSHRETYNLFNAYSHSQNANRGLQQVIVAAKPKVHMHWNHAFNLAQ, encoded by the coding sequence ATGAAAAAAGTCCTGGCTCTGGGCCTGCTGCTCGCTACCGCTTCTGCTTCCGCCGCTGGTCTGACCGGCACCGATACGGCGTTCCTGGCAAAGGCGGTGCGCGGCAACAACTTCGAAATTGAAGCCGCTAAGCTCGCGCTGAAGATGTCGCGTTCGGAGTTCAACCGCACCTACGCCCGCCAGATGATCGCCGACCACACCATGCTGGGCGCGCAGGTCAAAACCGCCGTCATGAACGCCGCTCCGGGCATGCAGCTACCGACGACGGTCACCTACAAGCAGTGGGACATGCTGCAAGCGCTCAAGGCGTCGGGCCGCGGTTTCGACAATCTCTACCGCCGCCAGATGATCAGCAGCCACCGCGAAACCTATAACCTGTTCAACGCCTACAGCCACTCGCAGAACGCCAACAGAGGGCTGCAACAGGTCATCGTGGCCGCCAAGCCCAAGGTGCATATGCACTGGAACCACGCGTTCAACCTCGCTCAGTAA
- the ychF gene encoding redox-regulated ATPase YchF produces the protein MGLAIGIVGLPNVGKSTLFNAITRAGALAANYPFATIEPNVGRVTVPDERLSALSQVFTKGERVPPIIPTFVEFVDIAGLVKGASQGEGLGNQFLANIREVDAIAHVVRCFEDPNVVHVAGRVDPLDDIETINTELILADLAGLEKRAQNLQKKAKGGDKDAKEQLELAEQIIQVLGEGKPARAGSYEGKIPKDFGLITIKPVIYVANVGEDDLTGDNEYVQKVREYAAAEGAQVVKISAQIEGELAEMPEDEAAAFLHDLGVEESGLDQLVKVGYETLGLITFITSGEKEVRAWTIRKGEKAPEAAGEIHSDLERGFIRAEVIEWQKMVEAGGWAPAKAKGWVRTEGKDYVMQDGDIMNVLHNM, from the coding sequence ATGGGCCTTGCCATCGGAATCGTCGGTCTTCCCAATGTCGGGAAAAGCACGCTGTTCAACGCCATCACCCGCGCCGGGGCGCTCGCCGCCAACTATCCCTTCGCCACCATCGAACCCAACGTGGGCCGCGTAACGGTGCCCGACGAACGCCTCAGCGCGCTGAGCCAAGTCTTTACCAAGGGCGAGCGGGTGCCGCCGATCATCCCCACCTTCGTCGAGTTCGTGGACATCGCCGGGCTGGTCAAGGGCGCCTCGCAGGGCGAAGGGCTGGGCAACCAGTTCCTAGCCAACATCCGTGAAGTGGACGCCATCGCCCACGTCGTGCGCTGCTTCGAGGACCCCAATGTGGTGCACGTCGCGGGCCGGGTGGACCCTCTCGACGACATCGAAACCATCAACACCGAGCTGATTCTGGCCGACCTCGCGGGCCTGGAAAAGCGCGCGCAGAACCTCCAGAAGAAGGCCAAGGGCGGCGACAAGGACGCCAAGGAGCAGCTCGAACTCGCTGAGCAAATCATTCAGGTGCTCGGCGAAGGCAAACCCGCCCGCGCCGGAAGCTATGAGGGCAAGATTCCCAAGGACTTCGGCCTCATCACCATCAAGCCCGTGATCTACGTCGCCAACGTGGGCGAAGACGACCTGACCGGCGACAACGAGTACGTCCAAAAGGTCCGCGAGTACGCCGCTGCCGAGGGGGCGCAGGTCGTCAAGATCAGCGCGCAAATCGAAGGTGAACTCGCCGAGATGCCTGAAGACGAGGCGGCTGCCTTCCTGCACGACCTCGGCGTTGAGGAAAGCGGTCTTGACCAGCTCGTCAAGGTCGGGTACGAAACGCTCGGGCTCATTACCTTCATCACCTCCGGTGAAAAGGAAGTCCGCGCCTGGACGATTCGCAAGGGCGAAAAAGCCCCCGAAGCGGCGGGCGAAATCCACTCCGACCTCGAACGCGGCTTTATCCGCGCCGAAGTGATCGAGTGGCAGAAGATGGTCGAAGCTGGCGGTTGGGCCCCCGCCAAGGCCAAGGGCTGGGTCCGCACCGAAGGCAAGGACTACGTGATGCAGGACGGCGACATCATGAACGTGCTGCACAACATGTAA
- a CDS encoding N-acetylmuramoyl-L-alanine amidase family protein, which produces MKWRFFLFVVLALWSSLACAAPRVGSHPGYTRVVFDLPGMQPIRVQSKKVTLPYLTLRLNTLLRAERGSFQVPGVVAYATAGSAVNVTFAPGYGNPQIQIVPRQGNLPQRLVIDVSKVAVPKPAPKPVVKAAPKPKPAPKPKPTPRPRVVIDPGHGGIDPGMVSKHLREKDVTLAVGLRVSELLRGKGVDVVMTRTSDRSLSDNKRADLDARSNLARAGTVSAYISIHVNAGSPGSRGVETYYFGQPLSSDKRALAIQENGAGSIGQELTRTAAGTAQNLLGDILSQAKVSFSRDLASKVQASLLQQTGAPNRGVHTNTFYVIRNPNTAAILTEIGFGDSDQEGPLLANKAYQERVARGIAKAILAFLHLK; this is translated from the coding sequence GTGAAGTGGCGCTTTTTTCTGTTCGTGGTGCTCGCCCTGTGGTCCTCGCTCGCCTGCGCGGCGCCCCGGGTGGGCAGTCATCCTGGGTACACCCGGGTGGTGTTCGACCTGCCGGGTATGCAGCCTATCCGGGTGCAGAGCAAGAAAGTGACGTTGCCCTACCTCACCCTGCGGCTCAACACCCTGCTGCGGGCCGAGCGCGGCAGCTTTCAGGTTCCGGGCGTGGTGGCCTACGCGACGGCGGGCAGCGCGGTCAACGTGACGTTCGCGCCCGGCTACGGTAACCCGCAGATTCAGATCGTGCCCCGCCAGGGCAACCTGCCGCAGCGGCTGGTGATCGACGTGTCAAAGGTTGCCGTGCCTAAACCAGCCCCCAAACCAGTGGTCAAGGCCGCCCCCAAACCCAAGCCGGCGCCCAAACCGAAACCGACTCCCCGGCCCCGTGTGGTGATCGACCCGGGACACGGTGGGATAGACCCCGGCATGGTCAGCAAGCACCTGCGCGAAAAGGACGTGACGCTGGCGGTGGGCCTGCGTGTCAGTGAGCTGCTGCGCGGCAAAGGCGTGGACGTGGTCATGACCCGCACGAGCGACCGGTCCCTGAGCGATAACAAGCGGGCCGACCTCGACGCCCGGTCCAATCTGGCGCGGGCGGGCACGGTCAGTGCCTATATCAGCATTCACGTCAATGCGGGCAGCCCAGGCTCGCGGGGCGTGGAGACCTATTACTTCGGCCAGCCGCTCAGCAGCGACAAACGCGCTCTCGCCATTCAGGAAAACGGTGCAGGCAGCATAGGCCAGGAACTCACGCGCACGGCGGCGGGCACCGCCCAGAACCTGCTCGGCGACATCCTCTCGCAGGCCAAGGTCAGCTTCTCACGCGACCTGGCGAGCAAGGTGCAGGCGAGCCTGCTTCAGCAAACCGGCGCTCCTAACCGGGGCGTGCACACCAACACCTTCTATGTCATTCGCAACCCCAATACCGCCGCCATCCTGACCGAAATCGGCTTCGGCGACAGCGACCAGGAAGGCCCGTTGCTCGCCAACAAGGCCTATCAGGAACGGGTGGCGCGGGGCATCGCAAAGGCGATTCTGGCGTTCTTGCACCTGAAATAA
- a CDS encoding ComF family protein, whose product MIDLLRVLLPRACPGCGAQLGRAAGLCDRCRAELRPRVERHSPLSAQATPHLVTLGRYQGVPRRAVRALKYGGARDVAGPLGRALAAGVPASWQIAAVVPVPLHPSRQRERGYNQAELLAQAMAAELGVPCLPLLTRTRATAQQAKLHASERSSNLAGAFAVRGAVPPGTLLILDDVLTTGSTLLACRDALHAAGVTDLKYAAVAR is encoded by the coding sequence ATGATCGACCTGCTGCGAGTGCTGCTGCCCCGCGCCTGCCCCGGCTGCGGCGCCCAGCTGGGCCGCGCCGCCGGGCTGTGTGACCGCTGCCGCGCGGAGCTTCGACCCCGGGTGGAGCGGCACTCGCCCCTCTCGGCGCAGGCCACGCCGCATCTGGTCACGCTGGGGCGGTACCAGGGCGTCCCCCGCCGGGCGGTACGGGCGCTGAAATACGGCGGGGCGCGGGACGTGGCCGGGCCGCTGGGGCGGGCGCTCGCAGCGGGGGTTCCGGCGAGCTGGCAAATAGCCGCTGTGGTGCCGGTGCCGCTGCATCCTTCGCGCCAGCGTGAGCGCGGGTACAACCAGGCCGAGTTGCTGGCGCAGGCGATGGCCGCTGAGCTGGGGGTGCCTTGCCTGCCGCTCCTCACCCGCACCCGCGCCACCGCTCAGCAGGCCAAGTTGCACGCCAGCGAGCGCAGCAGCAATCTGGCGGGGGCTTTCGCGGTGCGCGGCGCCGTGCCGCCAGGCACCCTCCTCATTCTGGACGATGTGCTGACGACCGGCAGCACGCTCCTGGCCTGCCGGGACGCCCTGCACGCGGCGGGCGTGACCGACCTGAAATACGCGGCGGTAGCGCGCTAA
- a CDS encoding DUF1684 domain-containing protein: protein MTDAAYADALADFRRRKDEHFAAGRGPIALDALADFQGLSYYPPDPAWRFVLPLEDTQGDAAAAEFLLDTNTGTPRSMARLGEVAVPLPGGEQRLTVFAPLGEDQPARAFIPFRDATSGQATYGAGRYIDAPLRRDDGETWVELDFNLAYHPYCAYGDGWTCPLPPAGNVLPVAVEAGEKLP, encoded by the coding sequence GTGACCGACGCGGCCTACGCCGACGCCCTGGCCGATTTTCGCCGCCGCAAGGACGAGCATTTCGCTGCCGGACGCGGGCCCATCGCGCTGGATGCTCTGGCTGATTTCCAGGGGCTGAGCTACTATCCTCCCGACCCGGCCTGGCGCTTCGTGCTGCCGCTGGAGGACACTCAGGGTGACGCTGCTGCCGCCGAGTTTCTGCTCGATACCAATACGGGCACCCCGCGTTCTATGGCCCGGCTGGGCGAGGTCGCAGTCCCGCTGCCAGGGGGCGAGCAACGCTTGACCGTGTTTGCACCGCTCGGCGAAGACCAGCCGGCGCGGGCTTTCATCCCCTTCCGAGACGCGACCAGTGGGCAGGCGACTTACGGTGCGGGCCGCTACATTGATGCGCCACTGCGCCGCGATGATGGCGAAACCTGGGTCGAACTCGATTTCAACCTCGCCTACCACCCCTACTGCGCTTACGGCGACGGCTGGACCTGCCCGCTGCCGCCTGCTGGCAATGTGCTGCCGGTGGCGGTGGAAGCAGGCGAAAAGCTGCCCTGA
- a CDS encoding RNA-binding S4 domain-containing protein: MTGSFPQGEAAQQTIDLQDFLKLQGVVETGGEAKFRVQGGEVRVNGEIETRRRKKLRRGDVVEYAGHRLKVDW; the protein is encoded by the coding sequence ATGACAGGATCTTTTCCCCAGGGTGAGGCCGCGCAGCAGACCATCGACTTGCAGGACTTTTTGAAACTTCAGGGCGTCGTCGAAACCGGCGGCGAAGCTAAATTCCGCGTGCAGGGCGGCGAAGTGCGCGTCAACGGCGAAATCGAGACCCGCCGCCGCAAGAAACTGCGCCGGGGCGACGTGGTGGAGTACGCCGGGCACCGCCTGAAGGTGGACTGGTGA
- a CDS encoding histidine phosphatase family protein has product MIKRLAPTGFSAPDRATATEFWVVRHGESTWNAGGRYQGQTDVPLSAVGLLQAACLAERLTGQVFDAVYSSDLTRARQTAGAVAERLAGAPPVQLSPELREIDVGELTGLVVTEIRERYPDYLAALQADPWTTQRPGGESMADLFGRCGEAFHALRAAHPGGRVLVFTHGGVVRVAVGLALGGVPGHAWSRLSVTNTSITRVLLGEHSGTLLGFNDEAHLEALLEATEADDVLGQAP; this is encoded by the coding sequence TTGATCAAGCGCCTTGCTCCCACCGGTTTTTCGGCCCCCGACCGCGCGACCGCCACCGAGTTCTGGGTCGTGCGCCACGGCGAGAGCACCTGGAACGCCGGGGGGCGCTACCAGGGCCAGACGGACGTGCCGCTGTCCGCCGTCGGCCTGTTGCAGGCAGCCTGCCTCGCCGAGCGCCTGACCGGGCAGGTCTTCGACGCGGTGTACTCCAGCGACCTGACCCGCGCCCGCCAGACCGCCGGGGCGGTGGCCGAGCGCCTTGCCGGGGCGCCGCCGGTGCAACTGAGCCCCGAACTGCGCGAAATCGACGTGGGCGAGCTGACCGGGCTGGTCGTCACTGAGATCCGCGAGCGCTATCCCGACTACCTCGCGGCGCTGCAGGCCGACCCCTGGACGACCCAGCGCCCGGGCGGCGAGAGCATGGCCGACCTTTTCGGGCGCTGCGGCGAGGCCTTTCACGCGCTGCGGGCCGCGCATCCCGGGGGGCGGGTGCTGGTCTTTACCCACGGCGGCGTGGTACGGGTGGCAGTGGGACTCGCGCTCGGTGGCGTTCCCGGCCACGCCTGGTCGCGCCTGAGTGTCACCAACACGTCGATTACCCGCGTGCTGCTCGGCGAACACAGCGGCACCCTGCTCGGCTTCAACGACGAGGCGCACCTCGAAGCCCTGCTCGAAGCGACCGAGGCGGACGACGTGCTGGGGCAAGCGCCGTAG
- the purM gene encoding phosphoribosylformylglycinamidine cyclo-ligase encodes MMDKDLGASPASAYERAGVSIDAGHRAVDLMKGAVARTHTANVLGGLGGFGGLFRAAFGDMADPVLVASTDGVGTKTKVAVKVGQFGGLGHDIVNHCVNDILVQGARPLFFLDYVAMGKLRPEAVAEVVSGAAQACEALGVALLGGETAEMPGVYVDGELDIVGTIVGVVDRPNLIDGGRIEVGDAVIALPSSGLHTNGFSLARMALDALDWNEARSDLGGQTLAAVLPVPHRSYLPAYDALEKAGVDVRGMAHITGGGLVDNPPRVFPQGIGMQVDTASWAVPPLFELIVREAGVERQEAFRALNMGVGFLFIVPAAQREQAMQTLRAAGEQPWVIGEMVAGQGVTFSGGGAS; translated from the coding sequence ATGATGGACAAAGATTTGGGCGCTTCCCCCGCTTCTGCCTACGAACGGGCCGGGGTCAGTATCGACGCCGGGCACCGCGCCGTGGACCTGATGAAAGGAGCGGTGGCCCGCACCCACACCGCCAACGTGCTCGGTGGCCTCGGCGGTTTCGGTGGGCTGTTCCGTGCCGCTTTCGGCGACATGGCGGACCCTGTGCTCGTCGCCAGCACCGACGGCGTGGGCACCAAGACCAAGGTAGCGGTCAAGGTCGGGCAGTTCGGCGGGCTCGGACACGACATCGTGAACCACTGTGTGAACGACATTCTGGTGCAGGGCGCCCGGCCCCTGTTTTTTCTCGATTACGTGGCGATGGGCAAGCTGCGCCCCGAGGCGGTGGCCGAGGTCGTGAGCGGCGCGGCGCAGGCGTGCGAGGCGCTCGGCGTGGCGCTGCTCGGCGGCGAAACCGCAGAGATGCCCGGCGTGTACGTGGACGGCGAACTCGACATCGTAGGCACGATTGTCGGCGTGGTGGACCGGCCCAACCTCATTGACGGGGGGCGCATCGAGGTCGGTGACGCCGTGATTGCCCTCCCGAGCAGCGGCCTGCACACCAACGGCTTCTCGCTCGCCCGCATGGCGCTCGACGCCCTCGACTGGAACGAGGCCCGCAGCGATCTGGGCGGGCAGACCCTCGCCGCCGTGCTGCCGGTTCCGCACCGCTCCTACCTTCCCGCCTACGACGCGCTGGAAAAGGCCGGTGTGGACGTGCGCGGCATGGCCCACATCACCGGGGGCGGGCTGGTGGACAACCCCCCGCGCGTGTTTCCGCAGGGCATCGGGATGCAGGTGGACACCGCGAGCTGGGCGGTGCCGCCCCTCTTCGAACTCATCGTGCGCGAGGCGGGCGTGGAGCGGCAGGAAGCCTTCCGGGCGCTGAACATGGGCGTGGGCTTCTTGTTCATTGTGCCCGCTGCGCAGCGGGAGCAGGCCATGCAGACCCTGCGGGCGGCGGGTGAGCAGCCCTGGGTCATCGGGGAAATGGTCGCCGGGCAGGGCGTCACCTTCAGCGGGGGCGGCGCCTCTTGA
- the crtE gene encoding geranylgeranyl diphosphate synthase CrtE, with product MRPELLARVLSLLPETSATPELARFYALLRDYPQRGGKGIRSELLLASARAHGLSESDTGWESALWLAAALELFQNWVLVHDDIEDDSEERRGRPALHHLCGMPVALNVGDALHAYMWAAVGKANVPGAFEEFLQMVYRTAEGQHLDLAWVEGREWGLRPADYLQMVGLKTAHYTVIVPLRLGALAAGMAPQDAFTPAGLALGTAFQIRDDVLNLAGDPVKYGKEIGGDLLEGKRTLIVLDWLTTAPDDRKAIFLDQMRRHRADKDPAVIDEIHRWLLESGSVEAAQDYAQAQAAEGLDLLEKALADAPDAQAAAALLASVRELATREK from the coding sequence ATGCGTCCCGAACTGCTCGCCCGCGTGCTCTCGCTGCTGCCCGAAACCAGCGCCACGCCCGAACTCGCCCGCTTCTACGCGCTGCTGCGCGACTACCCGCAGCGCGGCGGCAAGGGCATCCGCTCGGAGCTGCTGCTCGCCAGCGCCCGCGCCCACGGCCTGAGCGAGTCGGACACCGGGTGGGAGAGCGCCCTGTGGCTCGCCGCCGCGCTGGAACTGTTTCAGAACTGGGTGCTGGTCCACGACGACATCGAGGACGACTCCGAGGAGCGCCGGGGCCGGCCCGCGCTGCACCACCTGTGCGGGATGCCGGTGGCGCTCAACGTGGGCGACGCGCTGCACGCCTATATGTGGGCGGCGGTGGGCAAAGCGAACGTGCCCGGCGCTTTCGAGGAATTCTTGCAGATGGTTTACCGCACCGCCGAGGGGCAGCACCTCGACCTCGCCTGGGTGGAGGGCCGCGAGTGGGGGCTGCGGCCCGCCGACTACCTGCAAATGGTGGGCCTGAAAACCGCGCACTACACGGTGATCGTGCCGCTGCGGCTGGGGGCATTGGCGGCAGGCATGGCGCCGCAGGACGCTTTTACCCCGGCGGGACTGGCACTCGGCACCGCCTTCCAGATTCGGGACGACGTGCTCAACCTCGCGGGCGACCCGGTGAAATATGGCAAGGAAATCGGCGGCGACTTGCTCGAAGGCAAGCGCACCCTGATCGTGCTGGACTGGCTGACCACCGCACCCGACGACCGGAAGGCGATTTTTCTCGACCAGATGCGCCGGCACCGCGCCGACAAGGACCCCGCCGTCATTGACGAGATTCACCGCTGGCTGCTGGAAAGCGGCAGCGTGGAAGCCGCGCAGGACTACGCGCAGGCGCAGGCTGCCGAGGGGCTGGACCTGCTGGAAAAAGCGTTGGCAGACGCCCCGGACGCGCAGGCCGCCGCCGCACTGCTCGCCAGCGTACGCGAACTGGCGACGCGGGAGAAGTGA
- a CDS encoding GNAT family N-acetyltransferase gives MSGVLRPRQDSDLPALVALREVHAADAYPSAWPDDPLPFLTPPDVGAWVALSGGEVAGQVVLRRPAEPLPEWLRTVGRPAAELAVVSRLFVRPAARGRGLAEALFQAAWSAARAQGWRAVLDVHQRNLAAVRLYERQGWQRVATVDGDWLEPDGTTPQVHVYLSPEEAQL, from the coding sequence GTGAGCGGCGTCCTCCGCCCGCGCCAGGACAGTGACCTCCCGGCTCTGGTCGCCCTGCGCGAAGTCCACGCTGCCGACGCCTATCCGTCCGCCTGGCCGGACGACCCCCTTCCCTTTCTGACTCCGCCGGACGTGGGTGCCTGGGTGGCCCTCAGCGGCGGGGAGGTGGCTGGGCAAGTGGTTTTGCGCCGCCCTGCTGAGCCACTCCCCGAATGGCTGCGGACGGTGGGCCGACCTGCCGCCGAACTGGCCGTCGTGTCCCGGCTGTTCGTGCGGCCAGCGGCACGGGGGCGGGGGCTGGCCGAGGCACTGTTTCAAGCAGCCTGGTCAGCAGCGCGGGCGCAGGGCTGGCGGGCAGTGCTCGACGTGCATCAGCGGAACCTCGCCGCTGTGCGCCTGTACGAGCGCCAGGGCTGGCAGCGAGTAGCGACAGTAGACGGGGACTGGTTGGAGCCGGACGGCACGACGCCACAGGTCCACGTTTATCTGTCGCCGGAGGAGGCTCAGCTTTAG
- a CDS encoding N-formylglutamate amidohydrolase, with product MPDRDDLLILAPHPSGQLPADVLLAMLGDDAFDTEKREAFLRRVFFEGDPYTDLIYAVPGARFLQAPWSRFAVDLNRGRDDSEDNGVLKQMTFDRQPLYPAGFALTPPAREARLRRLWDSFDAQVTRELEGARLMIVGHSMAEFGPALGPDRGEPRPALTLMLGTEQHPTVPHQHWDALQAACAEAFAPALTGRYTRVAVGDPWTTDTLSAAHQARTGIPAFGLEINVALYSAEWTERRGGALKELHDCFAQFADRALDIVG from the coding sequence ATGCCTGACCGCGACGACCTGCTCATCCTCGCTCCTCACCCTTCCGGGCAACTCCCCGCCGACGTGCTGCTCGCCATGCTGGGCGACGACGCCTTTGACACCGAGAAGCGCGAGGCTTTTTTGCGCCGCGTCTTTTTCGAGGGCGACCCTTACACCGACCTGATCTACGCGGTGCCGGGCGCCCGTTTTCTGCAAGCGCCGTGGAGCCGCTTCGCCGTGGACCTCAACCGGGGGCGCGATGACAGCGAGGACAACGGCGTGCTCAAGCAGATGACCTTCGACCGCCAGCCGCTCTACCCGGCGGGCTTTGCCCTGACGCCCCCGGCCCGCGAAGCCCGGCTGCGGCGCCTCTGGGACAGCTTTGACGCTCAGGTGACCCGCGAGCTGGAGGGCGCCCGCTTGATGATCGTCGGGCACTCGATGGCCGAGTTCGGCCCGGCGCTCGGGCCTGACCGGGGAGAGCCGCGCCCCGCGCTTACGCTGATGCTGGGCACCGAGCAACACCCCACCGTGCCCCACCAGCACTGGGACGCGCTGCAAGCCGCCTGCGCCGAGGCGTTCGCGCCTGCGCTGACTGGCAGATACACCCGCGTGGCGGTGGGCGACCCCTGGACCACCGACACCCTCAGCGCCGCGCATCAGGCCCGCACGGGCATTCCCGCCTTCGGCCTGGAAATCAACGTGGCGCTCTACTCCGCCGAGTGGACGGAGCGGCGGGGGGGCGCCCTCAAGGAGTTGCACGACTGCTTCGCGCAGTTCGCGGACCGGGCGCTGGACATCGTGGGCTAG
- a CDS encoding NADPH-dependent oxidoreductase translates to MHGTQTPDQVRAFYDAHRTVRLYQTQPDGSPIRMTADELDAVLHAAQRAPTDATAQLYSYIHLTTPELRAQVAELTGNPHINIASEAFIACSDTRRVGKILEAAGYESGSWPAIAVHFGIGDIVMSGQNLLTAAEMLGYQGCWIGGVVNNMDALITLLGLPEGVLPFAAITVGRPAEDAPLRPRLPRELVVHTGTYRDGTPEELRAATELMNPIAERPGKPGDWARLLKMYFGQGGGMEVREPGLVAALKRQGLHNGEQ, encoded by the coding sequence ATGCACGGCACCCAAACGCCCGACCAAGTTCGCGCCTTCTACGACGCCCACCGCACGGTCCGCCTCTACCAGACCCAGCCCGACGGCTCGCCCATCCGCATGACAGCAGACGAGCTCGACGCGGTGCTGCACGCCGCTCAGCGGGCGCCCACCGACGCCACTGCACAGCTCTACTCTTATATTCACCTCACCACTCCTGAGCTGCGGGCGCAGGTGGCCGAGCTGACCGGCAACCCCCACATCAACATCGCGTCCGAGGCGTTTATCGCCTGCTCCGACACCCGCCGGGTGGGCAAGATTCTGGAGGCGGCGGGCTATGAGTCGGGCAGTTGGCCTGCCATCGCCGTGCACTTCGGCATCGGGGACATCGTGATGTCCGGTCAGAACCTGCTGACCGCCGCCGAAATGCTCGGCTATCAGGGCTGCTGGATCGGCGGCGTGGTGAACAACATGGACGCCCTGATCACGCTGCTCGGCCTCCCCGAAGGTGTGCTGCCCTTCGCCGCCATCACTGTGGGCCGCCCCGCCGAGGACGCCCCGCTGCGCCCGCGCCTGCCGCGAGAACTCGTCGTCCACACCGGCACCTACCGCGACGGCACCCCCGAGGAACTGCGCGCCGCCACCGAACTCATGAACCCCATCGCCGAGCGCCCCGGCAAGCCCGGCGACTGGGCGCGGCTGCTCAAGATGTACTTCGGCCAGGGCGGCGGCATGGAAGTCCGCGAACCCGGACTGGTGGCCGCCCTCAAGCGTCAGGGCCTGCACAACGGCGAGCAGTGA